In one Bradyrhizobium sp. 4 genomic region, the following are encoded:
- a CDS encoding carbon-nitrogen hydrolase family protein: protein MGIEHPKYKVAVVQAAPAWLDLDASIDKSIALIRDAAEKGAKLIAFPEAFIPGYPWHIWMDSPAWAIGRGFVQRYFDNSLSYDNPQAERLRDAVRKAKLTAVLGLSERDGGSLYLAQWLIGPDGETIAKRRKLRPTHAERTVYGEGDGSDLAVHARSDIGRIGALCCWEHLQPLSKYAMYAQNEQVHVAAWPSFSLYDPFAPALGAEVNNAASRVYAVEGSCFVLAPCATVSQAMIDELCDRPDKHALLHAGGGFAAIYGPDGSQIGDKLAPDQEGLLIAEIDLGAIGVAKNAADPAGHYSRPDVTRLLLNKKRYQRVEQFALPVDTVEPTDIAAAAS, encoded by the coding sequence ATGGGCATCGAACATCCGAAATACAAGGTCGCGGTGGTGCAGGCGGCGCCCGCCTGGCTCGATCTCGATGCCTCGATCGACAAGTCGATCGCCCTGATCAGGGACGCCGCCGAGAAGGGCGCCAAGCTGATCGCCTTTCCGGAAGCCTTCATCCCCGGCTACCCCTGGCACATCTGGATGGATTCGCCGGCCTGGGCGATCGGCCGCGGCTTCGTGCAGCGCTATTTCGACAATTCGCTGTCCTACGACAATCCGCAGGCCGAGCGGCTGCGTGATGCCGTGCGCAAGGCCAAGCTCACTGCCGTGCTCGGTCTGTCCGAGCGCGACGGCGGCAGTCTCTATCTGGCGCAATGGCTGATCGGGCCGGACGGCGAGACCATCGCAAAGCGCCGCAAGCTGCGGCCGACCCATGCCGAGCGCACTGTCTATGGTGAGGGCGACGGCAGCGATCTCGCCGTGCACGCGCGGTCCGACATCGGCCGCATCGGCGCATTGTGCTGCTGGGAGCATCTGCAGCCGCTGTCGAAATACGCGATGTATGCCCAGAACGAGCAGGTCCATGTCGCGGCCTGGCCGAGCTTTTCGCTCTACGATCCCTTCGCGCCGGCGCTCGGCGCCGAGGTGAATAACGCCGCCTCGCGCGTCTATGCCGTGGAGGGCTCCTGCTTCGTGCTCGCCCCTTGCGCGACGGTCTCGCAAGCGATGATCGACGAGCTCTGCGATCGGCCGGACAAGCACGCGCTGCTGCATGCCGGCGGTGGCTTCGCTGCGATCTACGGCCCCGATGGCAGCCAGATCGGCGACAAGCTCGCGCCGGACCAGGAGGGCCTCTTGATTGCCGAGATCGATCTTGGCGCCATCGGTGTCGCCAAGAACGCCGCTGATCCAGCCGGGCACTATTCGCGCCCTGATGTGACGCGGCTCCTGCTCAACAAGAAGCGATACCAGCGCGTCGAGCAGTTTGCGCTGCCGGTCGACACCGTCGAGCCCACGGACATTGCCGCGGCGGCGAGCTGA
- a CDS encoding MFS transporter — MSPAPMEHADGLPQPQRGQAVLTIALGIIMAVVDSAIANVALPTIAADLDASPAFSIWIVNGYQLAITISLLPLASLGEIVGYRRVYLVGLVLFTLASAFCALAHTLPLLTIARIVQGFGAAGIMSVNAALVRFTYPRSQLGRGIGLNALVVAFSAAVGPTLAAGILAFGSWPWLFAINVPLGVVTLVLGLRSLPHTRPASHSFDWQSAGLSAITFGVGIAAVDSVGHGEAAITCLVQFAVALVAGALLIYRETHMASPLLPIDLLRIPVFALSIATSIASFCGQMLAFVAIPFYLQSRFGYSAVHMGLLITPWPIAVAFAAPLAGRLVEHYPAGLLGGIGLTLFACGLAALALLPAAPTPLDVIWRMALAGAGFGLFQTPNNRTMIAAAPRERAGGASGMLGTARLLGQTTGAALVALFLGRYPIEGTRIALLTGVGFALCGAALSMLRLSPAGARGAEHVRVQDDQRLRGE; from the coding sequence ATGTCGCCAGCCCCCATGGAGCACGCCGACGGCCTGCCGCAGCCGCAGCGGGGCCAAGCGGTCCTGACCATTGCGCTCGGCATCATCATGGCAGTGGTCGACAGCGCCATCGCCAACGTCGCGCTGCCGACGATCGCGGCCGACCTCGACGCGAGCCCGGCGTTCTCGATCTGGATCGTCAACGGCTACCAGCTCGCGATCACGATCTCGCTGCTGCCGCTGGCTTCGCTCGGCGAGATCGTCGGTTATCGCCGCGTCTATCTGGTCGGGCTGGTGCTGTTCACGCTTGCCTCCGCATTCTGCGCGCTGGCGCACACGCTGCCGCTGCTCACGATTGCACGCATCGTGCAGGGCTTCGGCGCGGCCGGAATCATGAGCGTCAACGCAGCGCTGGTGCGTTTCACTTACCCCCGCAGCCAGCTCGGCCGCGGCATCGGGCTCAACGCTCTCGTCGTCGCCTTCTCGGCCGCGGTCGGCCCGACGCTCGCAGCCGGTATCCTGGCGTTCGGCAGCTGGCCCTGGCTGTTCGCCATCAACGTCCCGCTCGGCGTGGTGACATTGGTGCTGGGCCTGCGCAGCCTGCCGCACACCAGGCCTGCGAGCCATTCCTTCGACTGGCAGAGCGCGGGGCTGTCCGCGATCACTTTCGGCGTCGGCATCGCGGCCGTCGATAGCGTCGGTCATGGCGAAGCGGCGATCACCTGCCTCGTGCAGTTCGCCGTAGCGCTCGTCGCCGGCGCATTGCTGATCTACCGCGAGACCCACATGGCCTCGCCGCTGCTGCCGATCGACCTATTGCGTATCCCGGTGTTCGCGCTGTCGATTGCAACCTCGATCGCCTCGTTCTGCGGGCAGATGCTGGCCTTCGTTGCGATCCCCTTCTACCTCCAGAGCCGCTTCGGCTATTCGGCGGTCCATATGGGCCTCTTGATCACGCCATGGCCGATCGCGGTGGCGTTCGCAGCCCCCCTCGCCGGCCGCCTGGTCGAGCATTATCCGGCCGGCCTGCTCGGCGGCATTGGCCTCACGCTGTTCGCCTGCGGCCTCGCTGCGCTCGCTTTGCTGCCGGCGGCGCCGACGCCGCTCGACGTGATCTGGCGGATGGCGCTGGCCGGCGCCGGCTTTGGCCTGTTCCAGACCCCCAACAACCGGACCATGATCGCGGCGGCCCCGCGCGAGCGTGCCGGCGGCGCCAGCGGCATGCTGGGCACGGCGCGGCTGCTTGGGCAGACCACCGGCGCAGCGCTGGTCGCGCTGTTCCTCGGCCGCTATCCGATCGAGGGAACCAGGATCGCGTTGCTGACAGGCGTCGGCTTTGCGCTCTGCGGCGCGGCGCTGAGCATGTTGCGGCTGTCGCCCGCGGGCGCGCGCGGCGCCGAGCATGTTCGGGTGCAGGACGACCAGCGCCTGCGCGGCGAATAG
- a CDS encoding cupin domain-containing protein, translated as MTNTPSANSSSASSIPADDPARALRVANPDGADVPHISVAGGTYTVLVSGAQTAGRYCLVDMLVPAGGGPPPHRHDFEEMFTLLEGELEFTFRGKSHTVSAGSTVNVPANAPHAFKNVSGKMARMLCMCTPAGQDEFFLAVGFPVEGRTSPPPKPTPEEMAEKGKLIAALLPKYRTEMVKM; from the coding sequence ATGACCAACACGCCTTCTGCAAACTCGTCGTCAGCTTCCTCGATCCCCGCCGACGATCCCGCACGCGCCCTGAGGGTCGCCAATCCCGACGGCGCTGACGTGCCGCATATCTCCGTGGCCGGCGGCACCTACACGGTCCTGGTGTCAGGCGCGCAGACCGCAGGACGCTATTGCCTGGTCGACATGCTGGTGCCCGCCGGCGGCGGGCCCCCGCCGCACCGCCACGATTTCGAGGAAATGTTCACGCTGCTCGAAGGCGAACTTGAATTCACCTTTCGCGGTAAGTCCCACACCGTAAGTGCGGGGTCGACCGTCAACGTTCCGGCCAACGCGCCGCACGCGTTCAAGAACGTGTCCGGCAAGATGGCCCGTATGCTCTGCATGTGCACGCCAGCGGGACAGGACGAATTCTTCCTGGCGGTTGGCTTTCCCGTCGAAGGCCGCACGTCGCCACCGCCGAAGCCGACTCCGGAAGAGATGGCCGAGAAAGGCAAGCTGATCGCAGCACTGCTGCCGAAATATCGCACCGAGATGGTGAAGATGTGA
- a CDS encoding aldo/keto reductase produces the protein MEYRRLGRSGLMVPALSLGTGTFGGVGRLAAWGATDATEARRLLDICLDAGVSMFDTANVYSLGESERVLGEAIKGRRDKVLVSTKATFRFGDGPNEIGSSRQHLLAAIDASLSRLGTDYIDLFQLHGFDAFTPPEEVLATLDVLVRAGKIRYVGVSNFSGWHLMKSLGVADKHGFPRYVANQTYYSLIGRDYEWELMPLGLDQGLGAVVWSPLGWGRLTGKIRRGQPKPDVSRLPKTAEFGPPVPDEHVYRVVEAIDEVAKETGKSVSQIALNWLLQRPTVSTLIIGARNETQLRENLGAVGWSLTKDHIAKLDAASKVTLPYPYWHQRTTFTDRNPPAV, from the coding sequence ATGGAATACCGACGCTTGGGCCGCTCGGGCCTCATGGTGCCCGCCTTGAGTCTTGGGACCGGCACCTTCGGCGGCGTTGGCCGCCTCGCTGCGTGGGGCGCGACTGACGCGACCGAAGCGCGGCGCCTTCTGGATATCTGCCTCGATGCCGGCGTGTCGATGTTCGACACCGCGAACGTCTATTCGCTCGGCGAATCCGAGCGCGTTCTCGGCGAGGCCATCAAGGGCCGCCGCGACAAGGTTTTGGTCTCGACCAAGGCGACGTTCCGTTTTGGCGACGGCCCCAACGAGATCGGGTCGTCGCGCCAGCATCTGCTCGCGGCCATCGATGCTTCGCTGAGCCGGCTCGGTACCGATTACATCGACCTGTTCCAGCTCCACGGCTTCGACGCCTTCACCCCGCCTGAAGAGGTGCTCGCCACTCTCGATGTGCTCGTGCGTGCCGGCAAGATCCGCTACGTCGGCGTGTCGAATTTTTCGGGCTGGCACCTGATGAAATCGCTTGGCGTTGCCGACAAACATGGCTTCCCGCGCTACGTCGCCAACCAGACCTATTATTCACTGATCGGACGCGACTACGAATGGGAGCTGATGCCGCTCGGCCTCGACCAGGGCCTCGGCGCAGTGGTCTGGTCGCCGCTCGGATGGGGGCGCCTCACCGGAAAGATCCGCCGCGGCCAGCCAAAGCCTGACGTAAGCCGCTTGCCCAAGACGGCTGAGTTCGGCCCGCCCGTGCCGGACGAGCACGTCTATCGCGTCGTCGAGGCAATCGACGAGGTCGCCAAGGAAACCGGCAAGAGCGTCTCGCAGATCGCGCTGAACTGGCTGCTGCAGCGTCCGACCGTTTCGACGCTGATCATCGGCGCGCGCAACGAGACGCAGCTGCGCGAAAATCTCGGCGCGGTCGGCTGGTCATTGACCAAGGACCACATCGCAAAGCTCGATGCGGCGAGCAAGGTGACGCTGCCCTATCCCTACTGGCACCAGCGCACGACTTTCACCGACCGCAATCCACCGGCGGTGTAG
- a CDS encoding helix-turn-helix domain-containing protein, which yields MPIQFTTDDSPGHRRLALWQDIVCDVFVGLDCKSDLGSAFRGSVTRAPLGKAECSEVCSDRQHVLRTPSRIARSDQDFILIALGNRGAGAVVQDGREAVVHPGEFALYDTTRPYELKFDGIFTQTIFKVPREMLQRRLGATETLTASAFGPDSPLQRIAYDFIYRLCQSADQIDPHHAAALSEQAVDVLAMALGERLGKTPLPSSTHRSALLYRLKAHIRAHLADPDLSLSETAAALGISSRYVNDLLADEDTSFQRYVLGERLAQCRRDLASPVLAHRHISEIAFAWGFNDLSHFGRVFREHFGMSPRDFRQSQSRH from the coding sequence ATGCCAATCCAGTTCACCACGGACGACAGCCCAGGCCACCGCCGCCTTGCGCTCTGGCAGGATATCGTCTGCGACGTTTTCGTCGGACTCGACTGCAAGTCCGATCTTGGCAGCGCCTTTCGCGGCTCGGTCACCCGGGCGCCACTGGGCAAGGCGGAATGCTCCGAGGTCTGCTCCGACCGTCAGCACGTGTTGCGCACGCCCTCGCGCATCGCGCGCTCGGATCAGGATTTCATCCTGATCGCGCTCGGCAATCGCGGCGCCGGCGCTGTGGTGCAGGACGGCCGCGAGGCCGTGGTGCATCCGGGAGAATTTGCGCTCTATGACACCACCCGTCCCTACGAGCTGAAATTCGACGGCATCTTCACGCAGACCATCTTCAAGGTGCCGCGCGAGATGCTGCAGCGCCGGCTCGGCGCGACCGAAACCCTTACTGCCAGCGCTTTCGGACCAGACTCGCCGCTGCAGCGGATCGCCTACGATTTCATCTACCGGCTCTGCCAGAGTGCGGATCAGATCGATCCGCACCACGCCGCCGCTCTGTCGGAACAGGCCGTCGATGTCCTGGCGATGGCACTTGGCGAGCGGCTGGGCAAGACGCCGCTGCCGTCCTCGACCCATCGCTCCGCCCTGCTCTACCGGCTGAAGGCGCATATCCGGGCTCATCTTGCCGATCCCGATCTCTCGCTCTCCGAGACCGCAGCGGCGCTCGGCATCTCGTCCCGCTACGTCAACGATCTCCTCGCCGACGAGGATACCTCGTTCCAGCGCTACGTCCTCGGTGAGCGCCTCGCCCAATGCAGGCGCGACCTCGCCTCCCCCGTGCTCGCTCACCGCCACATCAGCGAGATCGCCTTCGCCTGGGGCTTCAACGACCTCTCGCATTTCGGCCGCGTCTTCCGCGAGCATTTCGGGATGTCACCGCGTGACTTCCGGCAGAGCCAGTCGCGGCATTGA
- a CDS encoding HAD family hydrolase, producing the protein MVTIYFDLDGTLTDPKPGITRSIQYALERLNVAVPSEDELTWCIGPPLHASLQKLTGSAELADRALLLYRERFSEVGLFENEAYAGIMDTLTTLAATTPRMFVATSKPAVYATRIVEHFGLKPYFERVFGSELDGTRVDKRDLLRYALDEAKVDPASAIMIGDRSHDVVGARTNGMTAIGVLYGYGSEAELRDAGAHHICAAHPELLGHCVI; encoded by the coding sequence ATGGTGACAATCTATTTCGATCTCGACGGCACGCTGACCGACCCGAAGCCCGGGATCACGCGCTCGATCCAGTACGCCCTGGAGCGGCTCAACGTCGCGGTGCCGAGCGAGGACGAGCTGACCTGGTGCATCGGCCCGCCGCTGCATGCCAGCCTGCAAAAGCTCACGGGCAGCGCGGAACTCGCCGATCGGGCGCTGCTGCTCTATCGCGAGCGCTTCAGCGAGGTCGGCCTGTTCGAGAACGAGGCCTATGCCGGCATCATGGACACGCTGACAACGCTTGCCGCGACAACACCGCGCATGTTCGTGGCGACCAGCAAGCCCGCGGTCTACGCCACCCGTATCGTCGAGCATTTCGGCCTGAAACCGTATTTCGAGCGCGTGTTCGGCTCCGAGCTCGACGGCACGCGCGTCGACAAGCGTGACCTGCTGCGTTACGCGCTCGACGAAGCCAAGGTCGATCCTGCCAGCGCGATCATGATCGGCGACCGCAGCCATGACGTGGTCGGCGCCCGCACCAACGGCATGACCGCGATCGGCGTGCTCTATGGCTACGGCAGCGAGGCCGAGCTGCGGGACGCCGGCGCGCATCACATCTGCGCCGCGCATCCCGAGTTGCTCGGTCACTGCGTGATCTAA
- the clpA gene encoding ATP-dependent Clp protease ATP-binding subunit ClpA: MPTFSQSLEQSLHRALAIANERHHQYATLEHLLLSLIDDSDAAAVMRACSVDLDKLRTSLVNYLETEFENLVTDGADDAKPTAGFQRVIQRAVIHVQSSGREEVTGANVLIAIFAERESHAAYFLQEQDMTRYDAVNYISHGIAKRPGVSEARPVRGVDEETETKGSEDAKKKGEALETYCVNLNKKARDGKIDPVIGRNSEINRAIQVLCRRQKNNPLFVGEAGVGKTAIAEGLAKRIVDSEVPEVLAAATVFSLDMGTLLAGTRYRGDFEERLKQVLKELEAHPNAILFIDEIHTVIGAGATSGGAMDASNLLKPALASGTIRCMGSTTYKEYRQHFEKDRALVRRFQKIDVNEPTVEDAIAILKGLKPYFEDYHRLKYTNEAIEAAVQLSSRYIHDRKLPDKAIDVIDESGAAQMLVAENKRKKTIGIKEIETTIASMARIPPKSVSKDDAEVLKHLEQTLKRTVFGQDKAIESLAASIKLARAGLREPEKPIGCYLFSGPTGVGKTEVAKQLAASLGVELLRFDMSEYMERHTVSRLIGAPPGYVGFDQGGLLTDGVDQHPHCVVLLDEIEKAHPDLYNVLLQIMDHGRLTDHNGKQVNFRNVILIMTTNAGASDLAKQAFGFTRSKREGDDHEAINRQFAPEFRNRLDAVVSFGHLSVEVIGTVVEKFVLQLEAQLGDRDVTIELSDPAKTWLVKHGYDEQMGARPMARVIQEHIKKPLADEVLFGKLKGGGHVRVVLVKDEADETKDKIGFEFVEGPVTPKQEKLPGARKRPPGKSKPGGPGGSKGPTKSPLVKA; encoded by the coding sequence ATGCCGACTTTTTCCCAAAGCCTTGAACAATCCCTGCATCGTGCACTGGCGATCGCAAACGAGCGTCATCACCAATACGCGACGCTCGAGCATCTTTTGCTCTCCCTGATCGACGACTCCGATGCAGCCGCCGTCATGCGCGCCTGTAGCGTCGACCTCGACAAGCTCCGTACGAGCCTCGTCAATTATCTCGAGACCGAATTCGAGAACCTGGTGACGGACGGCGCCGACGACGCCAAGCCGACCGCAGGCTTCCAGCGCGTGATCCAGCGCGCGGTGATCCACGTGCAGTCGTCCGGTCGCGAAGAGGTGACCGGCGCCAACGTGCTGATCGCGATCTTTGCCGAGCGCGAGAGTCATGCCGCGTATTTCCTGCAGGAGCAGGACATGACGCGCTACGACGCCGTCAACTACATTAGCCACGGCATCGCCAAGCGGCCGGGCGTCTCCGAGGCGCGGCCGGTGCGCGGCGTCGACGAGGAGACGGAGACCAAGGGCAGCGAGGACGCCAAGAAGAAGGGCGAGGCGCTCGAGACCTATTGCGTCAACCTCAACAAGAAGGCGCGGGATGGCAAGATCGATCCGGTGATCGGACGCAATTCCGAGATCAACCGCGCGATCCAGGTGCTGTGCCGCCGGCAGAAGAACAATCCGCTGTTCGTGGGCGAGGCCGGCGTCGGCAAGACCGCGATCGCGGAGGGCCTGGCTAAGCGCATCGTCGACAGCGAGGTGCCGGAGGTGCTGGCGGCTGCGACCGTGTTCTCGCTCGACATGGGCACGCTGCTCGCCGGTACGCGCTATCGCGGCGACTTCGAGGAACGCCTGAAGCAGGTGCTGAAGGAGCTCGAGGCGCATCCCAATGCCATCCTGTTCATCGACGAGATCCACACCGTGATCGGTGCGGGCGCGACGTCGGGCGGGGCGATGGATGCCTCGAATCTGCTCAAGCCCGCGCTCGCTTCCGGCACCATCCGCTGCATGGGCTCGACCACCTACAAGGAATACCGCCAGCACTTCGAGAAGGACCGCGCGCTGGTGCGGCGCTTCCAGAAGATCGACGTCAACGAGCCGACGGTCGAGGACGCGATCGCGATCCTCAAGGGCCTCAAGCCGTACTTCGAAGACTACCACCGGCTGAAATACACCAACGAGGCGATCGAGGCTGCGGTGCAGCTCTCTTCGCGCTACATCCACGACCGCAAGCTGCCGGATAAGGCGATCGACGTGATCGACGAATCCGGCGCGGCGCAGATGCTGGTCGCCGAGAACAAGCGCAAGAAGACCATCGGCATCAAGGAGATCGAGACGACGATCGCCTCGATGGCGCGGATCCCGCCGAAGAGCGTGTCGAAGGACGATGCCGAGGTGCTCAAGCATCTCGAGCAGACCCTGAAGCGCACCGTGTTTGGTCAGGACAAGGCGATCGAGTCGCTCGCCGCTTCGATCAAGCTGGCGCGTGCCGGCCTGCGCGAGCCGGAGAAGCCGATCGGCTGCTATCTGTTCTCTGGTCCGACCGGCGTCGGCAAGACCGAGGTCGCGAAACAGCTCGCGGCGTCGCTCGGCGTCGAGCTGTTGCGCTTCGACATGTCCGAATACATGGAGCGGCACACGGTGTCGCGCCTGATCGGCGCGCCCCCCGGCTATGTCGGCTTCGATCAGGGCGGCTTGCTCACTGACGGCGTCGACCAGCATCCGCATTGCGTGGTGCTGCTGGACGAGATCGAGAAGGCGCATCCCGATCTCTACAACGTGCTGCTCCAGATCATGGATCACGGCCGGCTCACCGACCACAACGGCAAGCAGGTCAACTTCCGCAACGTGATCCTGATCATGACCACGAATGCGGGCGCGTCCGATCTCGCCAAGCAGGCGTTCGGCTTCACGCGCTCGAAGCGGGAAGGCGACGACCACGAGGCGATCAACCGGCAGTTCGCGCCGGAATTCCGCAACCGTCTCGATGCCGTCGTGTCGTTCGGCCATCTCAGTGTCGAGGTGATCGGTACGGTGGTCGAGAAGTTCGTGCTTCAGCTCGAAGCGCAACTCGGCGATCGCGATGTCACCATCGAACTGTCCGACCCCGCCAAGACCTGGCTGGTGAAGCATGGTTACGACGAGCAGATGGGCGCACGTCCGATGGCTCGCGTGATCCAGGAGCACATCAAGAAGCCGTTGGCCGACGAGGTGCTGTTCGGCAAACTCAAGGGTGGTGGCCATGTCCGCGTCGTCCTGGTCAAGGACGAGGCCGACGAGACCAAGGACAAGATCGGCTTCGAGTTCGTCGAGGGGCCGGTCACGCCGAAGCAGGAGAAGCTCCCGGGAGCCCGCAAGCGCCCGCCGGGCAAGTCCAAGCCAGGTGGCCCCGGCGGCTCGAAGGGGCCGACCAAGAGCCCGCTGGTCAAGGCTTGA
- a CDS encoding phenylacetaldoxime dehydratase family protein, giving the protein MESAIPLHLETPRTRHKRVPDDYQPPYPSFVARYKPGVNRVVMAYFGLQYRGTASAAATDALADIAARFAAEGGPSHWDRAQYVDQAGYENVVSVAYWDDIARFDKWFAPAREAWTGTQRGGIGTFIEVLRPIVARHETLFSSLGRPEGVAAIAGGMSGEVQEHAYWGGMRDRIPLSQTDPMLPGGNPELIRDGARLRVQAHDNLCLIRSGQDWSDTETSERKLYLDDVEPVLREGMDFLRNDGLGIGCYANRYMRVLAAGGDASEKSYGQSWWKSLAALERWAESHPTHVRIFGAAMKYLSTLGPSAKLRLYHEVTVAAADEQFFEYLNCHPRTGMLAAVETVSA; this is encoded by the coding sequence ATGGAATCCGCAATTCCTCTGCATCTCGAGACTCCACGCACGCGCCACAAGCGCGTGCCGGACGATTACCAGCCGCCATACCCGTCCTTCGTGGCGCGCTATAAGCCTGGAGTGAACCGGGTCGTGATGGCCTATTTCGGCCTTCAGTATCGCGGCACGGCGTCGGCGGCTGCAACGGACGCGCTCGCCGACATCGCGGCGCGGTTTGCCGCGGAAGGCGGTCCTTCGCATTGGGACCGCGCGCAATATGTTGATCAGGCCGGCTACGAGAACGTCGTCTCGGTGGCCTATTGGGACGACATTGCGCGGTTCGACAAATGGTTTGCACCGGCGCGCGAGGCCTGGACCGGAACGCAGCGCGGGGGCATCGGCACTTTCATCGAGGTGCTGCGCCCCATTGTGGCGCGGCACGAGACGCTATTTTCCTCGCTCGGCCGGCCGGAGGGCGTCGCCGCTATTGCCGGCGGCATGAGCGGCGAGGTGCAGGAGCACGCCTATTGGGGCGGCATGCGCGACCGCATCCCGCTGTCGCAGACCGATCCAATGTTGCCGGGCGGCAATCCCGAATTGATCCGCGACGGCGCGCGGCTGCGCGTGCAGGCGCACGACAATCTGTGCCTGATCCGATCAGGCCAGGATTGGAGCGATACCGAGACCTCGGAGCGAAAGCTCTATCTCGACGACGTCGAACCGGTGTTGCGCGAGGGCATGGATTTCCTGCGCAATGACGGCCTCGGCATCGGCTGCTACGCCAACCGTTACATGCGCGTGCTTGCAGCCGGTGGGGACGCGAGTGAAAAGTCCTACGGTCAAAGCTGGTGGAAGAGCCTGGCTGCGCTGGAGCGGTGGGCGGAATCGCATCCGACCCACGTCAGGATATTCGGCGCAGCGATGAAGTACCTCTCGACGCTCGGCCCCTCGGCAAAACTGCGGCTCTACCACGAGGTCACCGTGGCGGCTGCCGACGAGCAGTTCTTCGAATATCTGAACTGTCACCCCAGGACCGGCATGCTGGCGGCGGTGGAGACCGTCAGCGCTTGA